The nucleotide sequence ACGCTCTCAAGGGCACCTCCGGTTCGTTGTTGTTCAATCTATCTGATACCTCCGGCGATGACAACGGTTCCACCGCCGGGGACCGGAGGACGGTTGGGTCGGATCATCGAGATCAGGTCGGGCGCTTCCGGGGGCCCGTGGAACATGGCGGTCGACTCGCTCCTGCTCTCCATGGCGGAGAGCGGTGAGATCGGGTTCGCTCTGAGGACCTACACCTGGAAGCCTGCATGCGTCTCGATCGGGAGGCTTCAGGACCCCTCGAGGGAGATCTCGGCCGGAGCGCTGCGCGCCGCCGGCGTGGGAGCGGTGCGCAGACCCACCGGGGGCAGGGCGGTATGGCACGAGAACGAACTCACGTACTGCATCGCGGCCGCACCCGGGCATCCCGCGGCGTCGGGCTCCATTGAGCAGAGCCTGGCCATGACGGGCGGCATGCTCGTCGAAGCGCTCGAATCCCTGGGCGTGCCCGCGACGCTGGCCCGGGCGGACAGGCACCATCTCCCCCGCGGGACGGCCTCGAACCCCTGCTTCACGTCGCACGGCCGCATGGAGGTCATCGTATCCGGCTGCAAGGTCGTGGGAAACGCCCAGGCCCGGAGGAGGGGGGCGTTCCTCGAGCACGGCTCCATCATCGTGTACAACGATCAGGTAAGGCTCGCGGACTTCCTCCCGGGGGCGGACGCCGGATCGAGATGCTCCGTCAGGGACGTCCTCTCGTCCGGAGTCCGCGGCCTCGGCGACTTCATCCCCGGCATCACCCCCGGCGACGTCCGGGAACCGCTCCATTCCGCCTTCGCCAGGGCCGCGGTATGCACCCCCGAAGCCCTGGAGGAGGGCGACCTCGACGTGAGCCGTCTCGGAGCCATGAGGGATTCCCTGGAACGGGAGGCGCTGGAATGGGAGTGAGGGACCGCATGCCGGAATGGCTCAGGACCTCCACGCTGGGCGGCGACGGGGCCGCCAGGGTGCGGAGGCTCATAGGCGGGGCCGGCCTCCACACCGTGTGCAGGGAGGCCGCCTGCCCCAACCAGGGACGCTGCTTCGACAAGGGCACGGCGACCTTCCTGATCCTCGGCGACACCTGCACCAGGCGCTGCGCCTACTGCGCCGTCCGCAAGGCGTCGGGCTCCCTTCCCCCGCCCGATCCCGGCGAGCCCGGCAGGGTTGCCGGGAGCGTCCGGGAGCTCGGGCTCTCGTACGCGGTGGTGACCTCGGTCACGAGGGACGACCTGCCCGACGGGGGTGCATCCGTCTTCGCCGACACCATCCGGGAGATCCGTTCGCTGTGCCCGGGCACCCGGGTGGAGGTGCTGACGCCGGACTTCGGGGGCGATCCGGCAAGCCTCTCCCTGGTTGCGGAGGCCCGCCCCGACGTCTTCAACCACAACATCGAAACGGTGGAGAGGCTCTTCCCGGTGCTCAGGCCGGGGGCTTCGTATCGCGCATCCCTCGAGGTGCTCGCCCGGTTCAGAGCCATGGCTCCCGGAATACCCACAAAGAGCGGCATGATGCTCGGTCTCGGAGAGACGGCCGCCGACACGAGGGATTCCCTGGCCGGGCTTCGAGACGCAGGCGTCTCCATCCTCACGCTCGGCCAGTACCTGATGCCCAGCCGGAACCACCATCCCGTAGACAGGTTCGTCACTCCCGAGGAGTTCGACGGGTGGAAGGCCGAGGCGCTCGCCGCCGGCTTCCTGGCGGTGGCTTCCGGACCTCTCGTGAGGAGCTCCTTCGACGCGGCAGCGAGCTTCGAGAGCCTGTCCGGCCGATCCTGCCCCGGGGGGCGGAGTTGACCGCCGCCCCCAGGGAGTACACCCACGGCTGTTCGCTGGCCCCGATGGCCGGTTTCAGCGACTCGGCCTTCAGGATCATCTGCAGGAGGCTCGGTGCGACATCGTGCGTCACCGAGATGGTGAGCGTCCAGGGGCTCTCGAGGAAGTCCGCCGGATCGTGCCGGCTGCTTTCGTTCTCGATCCACGAGAAGCCACTCGGTGTCCAGCTCTACGGCTCGGAACCCGCCGACTTCGAGCGGGCCGCGCGCACCGTCTCCGGGATGGGCTTCGACTTCATCGACATCAACGCGGGCTGTCCGGTCAGGAAGGTGCTCGCCAGCCGGTCGGGCGCCGCTCTCCTCCTCGATGTCCCAAGGCTGCTCGACATAGTCTCGGCGGTGTCGGCCGGGGCGGACGGCCTCCCCGTGACGCTCAAGATCAGGCTCGGCTGGGATCCCTCGAGGCCCCTCCCCCGCGAGATCGGGGCGATGGCGGCGGCCAGGGGGGCTTCCGCGCTGGCCGTCCACGGCCGCTACCGGACCGACATGTTCGAGGGCCCGGTCAGGCTCCCGGAGATGGCCGGGATCGTCGAGGCCTCACCCATACCCGTCGTGGCGAACGGCGATTCGACCACCCCCGCCGCAGCTCTGCGGATGCGCGATTCGTGCGGGGCGTCGGGCATCCTCGTTGGACGCGGCGCGATCGGGAGGCCGTGGTTCTTCAGGGCCGCGTCCGGTACCGGCACCCCCGAGCCGGGGCCGGGTGAACTCGCCCCGGTCGTGCTCGAGCATCTCTCGCTCATGAGGGCCTGCATGCCCGAGCCCTTCGTATTCCATGCCTTCAGGGGCCAGCTCGTGCATTACCTGAAGGGATTCCGCGGAGCAGCCTCCCTCAGATCCAGGGCCGTCCGGGTGGAATCGGAGGAGGACGTCAGGGACGTGCTGGATGAGGCGGCAGCGATGTCGGAGGCTGTATGAGCATCAGGCGGATGTCCGCCCTGCCCCTGCTGATCGCCGCCGCATCGTGCGCGCCAAGGGAGGCCGCGGTCGCGCCGGAGATCGCCGTCTCGGGCGGCACCACCCTCGACTACGTCTGGCAGGATGGAGATACCTGGAGGTTCCTGGCCTGGGCCATCCTCGACTCCGAGAACGGCGAGGGGTACGAGGCCATTGCGCTCACATCGGGCTTCATGCCCGACCAGGCTCCGGCGGCAGGCTCGATCGTCACGCTCCCGCTCGACCCTTCGATGAGGGAGGCCCTCGAGAACAGGCTGGCCTCGGCCAGGCTGGTCAGGGAGGCCACGGGTCAGCACGGAGCGGGTCGTGAGGAGGAGTCGGAGGCGAGCCTGCGGGAGGCCATGACGGTCGATCCCGGCTGGTCGGTGCCGCGTTACGACCTGGCGCTGCTCCTCATCGGCAGGATGGATGCCGGCTCCGCACGGGCGGTTCTCGAACCGGTGTCCGGGAAGCCCAGGGCCGCCCTGCTGCTCGGACTCATGGCGTGGGAGGAGGGCGACGTCATGGCTGCGAGGGCCAGGCTCGAGGCCGCGGTGGCCGCGGAGTACCCTCCCGCCGAAGCCCTGGCCTCGGCTGCCATCGCGTACATGGTCACGGGCGAGGACTACCTGGCCGGCAGGCTCTGGACGAGGCTGCTGCAGGACGCGTCGGCTCCGAGCGAGCTGAGGCTCATGGCCGTGCGCTTCTGCCTGGGAATGTACGAGCCGCTTCCCCCCGGGTTCGACGGGTTATAGGAACCGGCCGGCGCCCACTATCCTGCTGAAGAAGTAGGGATTGGCCAGGGACTGCCGGACGACTCCCCGGCTCGACGAGGCATGGACGAAGAACCCGTCGCCTATGTAGATGCCGCAGTGCGATATTCCGCTTCCCGACGTGTTGAAGAAGATGATGTCGCCGAACCTCAGGTCGCCGGGCTGGACCTGCCGGGCCGCCTCCGCCTGAGTGCCCGCGGTCCTCGGGATCGCGATCCCCATCTCGGCGAAGACCGCCTGCGTGAAGCCCGAGCAGTCCACACCGTCCTTCGTCTCCCCCCCGTACCTGTAGGGAGTTCCGATCCAGCCCTCGATGATGTCCATCATGCGCCTGTCGCCGCCCGTCACCGGCTCCCCGGCGTTCGAGGAGACCCCGGCGGACCAGGCGGCCCCCCTGCAGTCGATCCCCCCGCCCGTGTAGACGGGGGCCGGGGAGCACGCGGCCAGGGCGAGGAGAGCCGCGAGCGGCGCACCGGACATGAACGGGCCCGGGCGAGCCCTCATCAGTGCCTTATCACCGTGTCCCTCCCCGGCGGGACGGTGTCGGGGCAGTCGAGGTTGTAGTGGAGGCCCCGGCTCTCGCGCCGGAGGAGCGCCGAACGGACGATTATGCCGGCCACGTCGCAGAGGTTCCTCAGTTCGAGCAGGTCCTTCTGGGGCAGGAGGGACCAGTAGTCCTCCTCGACCTCGCGCGAGATCACGTCGAGTATCCGGAGCGCCCTGCGCAGCCTGCGGTCGGTCCGGATGATGCCCACGTAGTCCCACATGGTGCTCCTCACGGCGGCCCAGTCGTGCTCGATCAGCACGATCTCCGAAAGGGGCCTCGCCCTCCCGAAGTACCAGTCCCTCACCGAGAGATCGGCGGGGAGCGGCCTGAGCGAGCCGGCCACGGAATGTGCCGCCTCCATGCCCATGACTCCCGCTTCGAGAAGGCTGTTGCTGCCCAGCCTGTTGGCACCGTGGAGCCCGGTAGATGCGGCCTCGCCCACCACCCTCAGCCCCTCCATCTCGGTCGAGCCGTCGATCCCTGCCACTACGCCCCCGACGCAGTAATGGGCCGCGGGGACGACGGGGATCGGCTCCTCCCATGGTTTGATGCCGACCGATGTGACACCTTCGGTCACCTCGGGGAACCTCTCCTCCAGAGCCCTCCTGCCCAGGGCTGTCGCATCGAGGACGACGTGGTCGTGCCCGAGCCTCTTCATCTCCGAGTCTATCGCCCTGGCCACGACGTCCCTCGGGGCCAGCTCGAGCCTCTGTGCATCGTAGCGTTCCATGAAGCGCTCGCCGGTGAGGTTGCGGAGCACCGCCCCCTCCCCTCTCAGCGCCTCCGTGATCAGGAAGTTCCTGCGGTCCCGGTGGAAGAGGCATGTGGGGTGGAACTGGTAGAACTCCATGTTGCGCACGGGAAGGCCGGCGCGCCAGGACATGGCTATCCCGTCCCCGGTGGCCCAGTCGTCGTTCGAGGTGTACCTGTAGACCTTCCCCGCCCCTCCGGTGGCTATGACCGTCTCCGATGCCAGGACGGTGAACACCTCCCCGTCGGCGAGGACGTACGCGCCCAGGCACCTGTCCGATCCGGCCGCGGTCTGGGCGGGTTCCGACCGCGATGCGGTGAGGAGGTTGATCGCGAACGCCCCCTCCATGATCTCGATGTTCCCGCGGGACCGGCACATCCCGGTGAGCAGGTCGCTGATCCACCTGCCGGTCCTGTCCAGGTAGTGCAGCACCCTCCTCCTGCTGTGGCCGCCCTCCATGCTGCCGACCCCCTCGTCGGCGCCCTCCAGGCGCACCCCCCAGGAGGCCAGCCTCTCTATCAGGGCGGGCCCGCGCGAGATGATCTCCCGCGCGACCTCCGCGTCCACCATGCCTCCGCCTGCCCTGATCGTGTCATCGAGGTGGAGGTCGGTGCTGTCATCGGCGCCCACCGGCGCGGCTATGCCGCCCTGGGCAAGGCTCGTGCTGCCGGCTGGCAGACTGATCTTGCTCAGCAGGAGCACCCTTACGGACCCGGGCAGTTCCAGCGCACAGGACATTCCGGCCAGGCCGCCTCCTATGATCAGCACGTCGCATCTCCTGATCACGATCTCCCGCTCCTCCCGGCCAGGGCCGCGATCTCCGCCAGCAGGCGGTCCGCCTCCCCCCAGACCTCCAGTTCGATCCTGAGTGAACATATGTTGAGCCTGATGCCCGGCGTTCCGAGCTTGACCGCGTCCTTCCGGGTCGTCACCAGCAGGTCGGCCTTCAGCTCCTTCCTGCGCTCCTCCATCCCGACGAGTTCCGAGAGCGAATAGAAGTGATGGTCGGGGAAGTCGAAGAATCCCGCCACATCGCATCCTGCTTCCGCCAGGGTGCCCCGGAAGGACTCGGGGCTGCCTATCCCGCAGAATGCCAGCACCCTGAGCCCCCTCGGATCGACGCTCCCGCCTCCGGGCATCTCGAGGGCCACGGGGACCGGGCGGCTGTTCACGACAGAGGCGCGCTGAGAGAACAGGGCGAGGGATCTGGCGAGCCACTCCGGGGTCCGCCCCGCGGGCACCCTGTTGACCCAGAAGCAGTCGGCGGCCGCGAGGGCCGACGGGAACTCCCTCAGCGTGCCTGCCGGCAGCACCCCTCCCCGCCCCAGCGGGTGTTCGAAGTCCAGAACGACCACATCCATGTCCCTGTGCAGCTTCAGGTGCTGGAAACCGTCGTCCACCAGCAGCATGTCGGGCTTCGCCTCCGAAGCCGCCCTGAGCGCGGCCGCCGCCTTGTCCGGTCCGGCGTAGACGCTGCATCCCGGCAGGTCGGATGCGAGCATGAGCGCCTCGTCGGAGGGGACGCCCGCCCCGGACGAACGCGACGAGAGAGAAGCGTTCAGCGGCTCCCCCGCACTCCTGTTCAGATCCCTGGCCACGACCGCCACCCGGAAACCCTCCGTGACCAGCCTGCGGGCAAGCCAGATCGTGACCGGCGTCTTGCCTATGCCGCCCATCTCGATGTTGCCGATGCTCACCACCGGGACTCCGGCCCTGATCCTGCGCCCGAGCCCCATCGCCGATGCACGCCTCCTGAGAGCGGCTGCCAGGCCGTAGAGGGCGGCCACGGGGCCCAGGGCAGCGCCGGCAAACCTCCATCCCCCGCGCCTCGCGGCAATCGCGGCATGGATCCGGTCAGGCCTCCTCACGGCCTCAGATCCAGACTCCGGCCCTGCGAAGGGCCTCTTCGAAGCGCCCGAGCGCCTCGCGCCCGGGTGACATGCCCAGATCCCTCATGACCGCAGGATCCGCCCCGCATCTCATCATCCGTCGAAGGACCCCGGAAAGGCCTTCCTGGTCGGAGACGGCAACCGCGCCGATCTCGACGCCCTTCGCGACCTCCCGGGCGAAGCTCCCGTGGTTCGGACCGACTACGGTGGGAATGCCCCGCAGCAGGGGTTCCAGGATGTTGTGCCCTCCGAACGGGGCGATCGTCCCGCCCACGAATGCGACGGTGGCGCATCCGTACAGCCGTGAGAGCATGCCCCTGGAATCCACTATCATGCAGCCGCCATCCGGAGGAGGCCCGGGCTCCGACCAGCGCATGGTGCGGAAACCCAGTCCCCCCAGGGCCGCTTCGACCTCCCCCAGCCTCTCGAGATGCCTCGGGGCGATCACCGGGAACAGCCCGGCCTCCCGGGCCGCGGTGGCCACGACCTCCTCCTCGCCCGGGCGCGTGGATCCCGCCACGAGCACGGGGCCGCAGTCCGAGAGCCTCTCCATCCATTCCGGGGGGGGATCGCCGGGATCGCTCAGGGCCTTCGTATCGCCGGTCACTTCGATGATCGACGGGTCGACCCCGAGCTCCCTGAACCTGGCGGCGTCATCCCCCGTCCTGCAGAGGACCGCGCAGAAGCACGACAGCAGCCTCCCGGCGCAGCCGCCCGCCAGGAGCCGGTATCCGCGCAGGCTCCCGGCGGAGATCCTGGCGTTCACCGAGATGCAAGGGACTGATGCCAGGAGGGTGCGCAGCAGGAGGTTGGGCCAGATCTCGGTCTCGGCGAGGACGAGGGCCCTGGGCCCGACCGCCCTGAGGAACCTGCCCACCCAGTCGGGATTGTCGAGGGGCAGGAAGCTCCCCTGCACTCCGGACCGCTCGACGGCCTCCCTGCCCGCCGGCGTGAAGCAGGTGAGATGGACGGGGATGCCTCGCGCGCGAAGGTGCACGGCCAGGGGGAGCAGCCCGTTGATCTCGCCTGCGGAGGAGCCGTGCATCCATACCGGCCTGTCGGCCCTCGGGGCTACGATGCCCATCCTCTGCCTGCGCTCCTCCCCGGGCCTGCGGATCATCGCGGCGGCGACGGCAGGTCCGAGCAGGCGCCCGGCTGTTTCCGACGCCGCCTCGAAGAGCCTGCCAGAAGGGCCCGACAGGAAGTCGGCGAGCCTCGTCACGCGCATCATCTCGTGCTCGATGTGGAGAGCGGCCTGGGAGGCCGTGACGCCCCTCGGGGGCGGAGGCACGGCGCGCCCCTCCACGACGACCATCCTGGCGAAGGGCAGAGGCAGCCTGAAGGAGTCCCAGGAATGGAGGACGGCTGCCGGATATCCCGACGAGGCTATGGGAACGGCGGGCCTGCGGCCCAGCCTGGATATCTGCACGAGCCCGGCCTTGGCCTTGTAGACGGGTCCGCGGGGACCGTCGGGGGTGATGGAGCAGTCGACGCCCGACCTGAGCACCGAGGCCATCCTCCGGAGAGCCTCGAGCCCGCCGCGCGAGCTCGATCCCCTTATGACCGGGAAGCCCAGCAGCTCCACCACCTTCGAGACGTAGTCGCCGTCCCTGTTGAGGCTGACCAGGCTCGTGATGCCCTCGCGCCGGTGGCTCAGCACGAGGGGGATCTGCCGTCCGTGCCAGAGGCAGTACAGGACTGGAAGCCCCCTGGGGCGCCCGGCGCGGCCGGCGGGAGGCCTCCGGTAGTCCACCCTCCAGCCGGCCCGGAGCAGGGTCAGCAGGATGAGGCCGGCGAAGCCCCTGTCGCCCGCGACGAGATCACGTATCACGGAACTCCGTGGCGAGTCCGGCGAGAACACCTTCCGCGGCCCTGGCCGCGGCTCCCGGCGGACCGAGCGACTTTCGCACGAGGTCGAGCTCCTCGACGGCACGGACCCTTTCGGCAGAATCTGCAAGCAGCGGTGCCAGGGCCTCGATGGCCCCCTCACCGGTGGCATCCCCCTGGACCAGCTCCCGCGCGACGCTCCTGCCGGCGGCTATGCTGGCGAGGCAGATCCTGTCCACTCCCCTGACGAGGAGCCTGGCGAGCAGGTAGTTCAACGACGAGGTCCTGTACATGAGGACGAACGGGACTCCGTGGAGCGCGGTCTCCAGGGTGGCCGTACCAGAGCAGACCAGCGCCGCACGGGCGCCGGGCAGGGCCGCGGCGGTCCCGTCCACCAGGGAGCATCGCCTCTGCGCAGCGCCTTCGTAGAGTCCGCGGGGCACGGTACGCGATACGGCGACGCGCACCTCCCGGGTATCGCCCGAAGCCCTCATCAGATCGACGCAGTCGAGCATCCGGGGCAGGAGCCTCGCGACCTCGTCGGGGCGGCTTCCCGGAAGGAGGGCCAGGGCCTGCCCCCCGGGCGAAGGAGCCGGTATGGAATCGACCAGGGGATGTCCGCACCAGAGCGCCCTCACGCCTCTCCGCCCGTAGATGTCCGCCTCGAATCGGAAGAGCGTGATCATCAGGTCGACGCTGCGGGCGATCCCGCGGAGCCTCCATCCCCCCCAGGCCCAGAACTGGGGCGAGATGTAGTAGACGACCCTGAAGCCCCTCGTCCGCGCCCATTTCGCAAGCCTCAGGTTCAGCCCGGGGTAGTCGACGAGGAGGAGTGCGTCGGGCCTCCTGGCGAGGCACTGCCGCTTGAGCTCCTTCTCGAGCGCGCGGAGCCTGCCGAGCGAGGCCAGCACCGAAGAGAACCCCATGACGGAATAGTCGGCGAGGTGGGCTGTCAGCTCGACGCCGGCGCCGGCCATAGCGTCGCCACCCAGGCCGAAGCACGGGATGTCCGCCCTCTTCGACAGTTCGGAACAGAGTTCCGCCGCCCGGAGGTCCCCCGAGGGCTCCCCGGCGGAGACCATCAGGAGCATCAGGCCGGTCCCGGGGTCATCCTGGAGGAGATCAGCTCGGCCGCCCTTATCGCCCTGACGCCTTCGGCGGCGCCGACGAGGGGCCTGCCGCCGCCCGCGCAGGCCGACAGGAAGTCCTGGAGCTCGCAGGTCAGGGGGTCCGCCTCCTTCACCTCCACGGCCACCGGTATGATGGAATCGCCCTCGACCCTCAGGGCCTCGACGGTCCTGCCGGCGAAGTCGACCGAGACGTACCCCCTCTCCTGGAAGAACCTCAGCTTGCGCATGGGTTCCCTGGATATCCGGCTGGCCGTGAGGTTGGCCACGGCGCCGTTCCCGAACAGCACCCTCGCGCTCGCGATGTCCACCTTGTCCGTGAGGACCGCCACGCCCGAGGCGTGCACCTCCGCGACCGGGGCATCGACGAACGAGAGGACGAGGTCGATGTCGTGGATCATCAGATCCATCACAACGGAGACGTCGGTGCCCCTGGGCTTGAAGGGCGCGAGCCTGTGAGCCTCTATGAACATCGGATTCCTTATGGCCGAACCGGCCGCGACGACCGCGGGATTGAAGCGCTCCACGTGCCCCACTGCGAGCACGAGACCCCTCGACTCCGCCTCCGAGGCCATCCTGGCCGCGTGGTCGGAATCGGACGCGATGGGCTTCTCCACCAGGATGTGCCTGCCGGCCGCCAGGGCCTCCATCGCGACGTCGAAGTGGGTGACGGTGTTCGAAGCTATGACGACGGCGTCGACTCTGGAGAGGAGACCGGCGGCGGACGCCTCCCGCCTCACCCCGAGCTCCGCCGCGACCTCGGCCGCCCTGGCCTCCCGCACGTCGAAAACCGACACCTCGGACGCCAGGGATCTCAGGATCCTCGCATGGTGGTAGCCGAGATGGCCGACACCGATCACTCCCGCCCTCATCCTAGCCTCCGAATGCGGACAGGATGTCCGAGGCGAACCTCACATCCTTTTCCGCCAGTGAGAGATGCGTCACGAGCCGGAAGCTCTCCGGGCCCATCGCCAGGCAGCCTATGCCGAGGCTGCCCAGGGCGGAGACGACCGAATCGGAACCTATTCCGGGGGTCCTCACGATCACGATGTTGGTCTGTACGCGCGAAGGATCGGCCTCGAGCAGCGGGGAGGCCGCGGCGGCCGAAGCCAGGGCCTTCGCCCAGGA is from Candidatus Fermentibacter sp. and encodes:
- a CDS encoding biotin/lipoate A/B protein ligase family protein, encoding MGRIIEIRSGASGGPWNMAVDSLLLSMAESGEIGFALRTYTWKPACVSIGRLQDPSREISAGALRAAGVGAVRRPTGGRAVWHENELTYCIAAAPGHPAASGSIEQSLAMTGGMLVEALESLGVPATLARADRHHLPRGTASNPCFTSHGRMEVIVSGCKVVGNAQARRRGAFLEHGSIIVYNDQVRLADFLPGADAGSRCSVRDVLSSGVRGLGDFIPGITPGDVREPLHSAFARAAVCTPEALEEGDLDVSRLGAMRDSLEREALEWE
- the lipA gene encoding lipoyl synthase; translation: MGVRDRMPEWLRTSTLGGDGAARVRRLIGGAGLHTVCREAACPNQGRCFDKGTATFLILGDTCTRRCAYCAVRKASGSLPPPDPGEPGRVAGSVRELGLSYAVVTSVTRDDLPDGGASVFADTIREIRSLCPGTRVEVLTPDFGGDPASLSLVAEARPDVFNHNIETVERLFPVLRPGASYRASLEVLARFRAMAPGIPTKSGMMLGLGETAADTRDSLAGLRDAGVSILTLGQYLMPSRNHHPVDRFVTPEEFDGWKAEALAAGFLAVASGPLVRSSFDAAASFESLSGRSCPGGRS
- a CDS encoding tRNA-dihydrouridine synthase, which gives rise to MTAAPREYTHGCSLAPMAGFSDSAFRIICRRLGATSCVTEMVSVQGLSRKSAGSCRLLSFSIHEKPLGVQLYGSEPADFERAARTVSGMGFDFIDINAGCPVRKVLASRSGAALLLDVPRLLDIVSAVSAGADGLPVTLKIRLGWDPSRPLPREIGAMAAARGASALAVHGRYRTDMFEGPVRLPEMAGIVEASPIPVVANGDSTTPAAALRMRDSCGASGILVGRGAIGRPWFFRAASGTGTPEPGPGELAPVVLEHLSLMRACMPEPFVFHAFRGQLVHYLKGFRGAASLRSRAVRVESEEDVRDVLDEAAAMSEAV
- a CDS encoding C40 family peptidase, whose protein sequence is MRARPGPFMSGAPLAALLALAACSPAPVYTGGGIDCRGAAWSAGVSSNAGEPVTGGDRRMMDIIEGWIGTPYRYGGETKDGVDCSGFTQAVFAEMGIAIPRTAGTQAEAARQVQPGDLRFGDIIFFNTSGSGISHCGIYIGDGFFVHASSSRGVVRQSLANPYFFSRIVGAGRFL
- the nadB gene encoding L-aspartate oxidase, whose product is MIRRCDVLIIGGGLAGMSCALELPGSVRVLLLSKISLPAGSTSLAQGGIAAPVGADDSTDLHLDDTIRAGGGMVDAEVAREIISRGPALIERLASWGVRLEGADEGVGSMEGGHSRRRVLHYLDRTGRWISDLLTGMCRSRGNIEIMEGAFAINLLTASRSEPAQTAAGSDRCLGAYVLADGEVFTVLASETVIATGGAGKVYRYTSNDDWATGDGIAMSWRAGLPVRNMEFYQFHPTCLFHRDRRNFLITEALRGEGAVLRNLTGERFMERYDAQRLELAPRDVVARAIDSEMKRLGHDHVVLDATALGRRALEERFPEVTEGVTSVGIKPWEEPIPVVPAAHYCVGGVVAGIDGSTEMEGLRVVGEAASTGLHGANRLGSNSLLEAGVMGMEAAHSVAGSLRPLPADLSVRDWYFGRARPLSEIVLIEHDWAAVRSTMWDYVGIIRTDRRLRRALRILDVISREVEEDYWSLLPQKDLLELRNLCDVAGIIVRSALLRRESRGLHYNLDCPDTVPPGRDTVIRH
- the lpxK gene encoding tetraacyldisaccharide 4'-kinase, producing MRRPDRIHAAIAARRGGWRFAGAALGPVAALYGLAAALRRRASAMGLGRRIRAGVPVVSIGNIEMGGIGKTPVTIWLARRLVTEGFRVAVVARDLNRSAGEPLNASLSSRSSGAGVPSDEALMLASDLPGCSVYAGPDKAAAALRAASEAKPDMLLVDDGFQHLKLHRDMDVVVLDFEHPLGRGGVLPAGTLREFPSALAAADCFWVNRVPAGRTPEWLARSLALFSQRASVVNSRPVPVALEMPGGGSVDPRGLRVLAFCGIGSPESFRGTLAEAGCDVAGFFDFPDHHFYSLSELVGMEERRKELKADLLVTTRKDAVKLGTPGIRLNICSLRIELEVWGEADRLLAEIAALAGRSGRS
- a CDS encoding glycosyltransferase N-terminal domain-containing protein: MIRDLVAGDRGFAGLILLTLLRAGWRVDYRRPPAGRAGRPRGLPVLYCLWHGRQIPLVLSHRREGITSLVSLNRDGDYVSKVVELLGFPVIRGSSSRGGLEALRRMASVLRSGVDCSITPDGPRGPVYKAKAGLVQISRLGRRPAVPIASSGYPAAVLHSWDSFRLPLPFARMVVVEGRAVPPPPRGVTASQAALHIEHEMMRVTRLADFLSGPSGRLFEAASETAGRLLGPAVAAAMIRRPGEERRQRMGIVAPRADRPVWMHGSSAGEINGLLPLAVHLRARGIPVHLTCFTPAGREAVERSGVQGSFLPLDNPDWVGRFLRAVGPRALVLAETEIWPNLLLRTLLASVPCISVNARISAGSLRGYRLLAGGCAGRLLSCFCAVLCRTGDDAARFRELGVDPSIIEVTGDTKALSDPGDPPPEWMERLSDCGPVLVAGSTRPGEEEVVATAAREAGLFPVIAPRHLERLGEVEAALGGLGFRTMRWSEPGPPPDGGCMIVDSRGMLSRLYGCATVAFVGGTIAPFGGHNILEPLLRGIPTVVGPNHGSFAREVAKGVEIGAVAVSDQEGLSGVLRRMMRCGADPAVMRDLGMSPGREALGRFEEALRRAGVWI
- the lpxB gene encoding lipid-A-disaccharide synthase; its protein translation is MLLMVSAGEPSGDLRAAELCSELSKRADIPCFGLGGDAMAGAGVELTAHLADYSVMGFSSVLASLGRLRALEKELKRQCLARRPDALLLVDYPGLNLRLAKWARTRGFRVVYYISPQFWAWGGWRLRGIARSVDLMITLFRFEADIYGRRGVRALWCGHPLVDSIPAPSPGGQALALLPGSRPDEVARLLPRMLDCVDLMRASGDTREVRVAVSRTVPRGLYEGAAQRRCSLVDGTAAALPGARAALVCSGTATLETALHGVPFVLMYRTSSLNYLLARLLVRGVDRICLASIAAGRSVARELVQGDATGEGAIEALAPLLADSAERVRAVEELDLVRKSLGPPGAAARAAEGVLAGLATEFRDT
- a CDS encoding Gfo/Idh/MocA family oxidoreductase, with protein sequence MRAGVIGVGHLGYHHARILRSLASEVSVFDVREARAAEVAAELGVRREASAAGLLSRVDAVVIASNTVTHFDVAMEALAAGRHILVEKPIASDSDHAARMASEAESRGLVLAVGHVERFNPAVVAAGSAIRNPMFIEAHRLAPFKPRGTDVSVVMDLMIHDIDLVLSFVDAPVAEVHASGVAVLTDKVDIASARVLFGNGAVANLTASRISREPMRKLRFFQERGYVSVDFAGRTVEALRVEGDSIIPVAVEVKEADPLTCELQDFLSACAGGGRPLVGAAEGVRAIRAAELISSRMTPGPA